The DNA sequence AGATAGATAGCGATGAAGTCCAATGCCAAAGAGGCAAGTCGATAACCGCCATCAATGCCGATGAATACCCCGCCTGACTTGCCAATACCCATACCCCGTGGCGCCGCCAACCAAGATGACCCCGAAGGCGGCCAGTTCCGCCAGCCAGGGGATACCGATAAAGGCGGCCATGATGGCCACCACCAGCAGCAGGCCGGTCAGCTGGACGCCACGGTGCACCCGCACCCTGGCCTGTCTGGTCTGGCGATCGACTTTCGATTTGGTCATGGCATTTCCCCGCTTTCCCTGCTCAAGCATAGCCGCCAAAAAGGCTAAGGCCTTGTCTTGGCAGTGTAAAAGCGGGGGGTGGCTAGCCCTTCGCCGTCAGGGCTGGGCCCTTTCGGCCTGGCAGAGATAACAGCCCCGGCTGGCTGTGTGCAGCTGCACATAGGCCAGGGCCGGATCGGCGAAGAAGTCCTCCAGCAGCGGCGCCAGCTCGGCGCCGGGGCAGACTGCGGCCCTGATGATGTAGTGGCTTTGGTCGTAGCCCCTGACCGAGACCAGCCGCTTGCCGATGTAGGGCGGCACCTCTCCTGCTTTCAGCTCGGCCTGGCGGGCGCCTTGACGCACGAAGATGGGGCCGCTGGCCCTGTAGGGGCTGTCTCCCCCCTGGTGCTGGTAGGGCAGCGCCAGGACTTCGTCACCTGGCTCGGCGTCATCGAGGCTGATTCGGCAGGGGTAGCCGTTCGGACTGTCGGCGACCAGGCGCCGCATCTGCCGGGCGGCCAACTGCTGATCG is a window from the Gallaecimonas xiamenensis 3-C-1 genome containing:
- a CDS encoding DUF1203 domain-containing protein, which translates into the protein MSRFILKGLAEAQFADLFTLDDQQLAARQMRRLVADSPNGYPCRISLDDAEPGDEVLALPYQHQGGDSPYRASGPIFVRQGARQAELKAGEVPPYIGKRLVSVRGYDQSHYIIRAAVCPGAELAPLLEDFFADPALAYVQLHTASRGCYLCQAERAQP